A stretch of Acropora palmata chromosome 9, jaAcrPala1.3, whole genome shotgun sequence DNA encodes these proteins:
- the LOC141891868 gene encoding uncharacterized protein LOC141891868, translating to MSDVTTDASKEDRSDSQSSDGEDEFYDVEVRKDTTDYTSTTSELTTEEETVKLKVEEYSANEDFKERFYDAQERLGELETELKNTRERLRNLEDACENTEEKIGVLKNAAFSYHRSFSEHEITFKTVVEENKELKVTIEKLQALMRKNKQEREKSDEIKRTINEHLKDQLDAAAKENEELERELEELKNTNSKQLRDAEAQKKKSRGDRYLVQELESLKLEFDAIETEKNLLQKEKEGLRDEVDDLEKKLKGLQQKLSTDDEIIDEMKQQILEYHSQIAESEEKCDSSRSRNIELEKEMSVLRGLMVELESKLEDEKERREDLIHEGTQQLELQKRKISQLEMNLRDVCKEKELLNLQFVDSKNKSELDMKQWTKQLNEAHVRAELFRKEVSDKEKKLAALRAENEELRGLKDDVASLQRQLQDAHDRELALFDEKLSEDDTDGGKDDELLRLRQQNEELNLEVEQLRDEVISLQSDLAEFVQQADKSSWSSDDFAKSHIQELEERLEHSKEEKKRLQDCLEESEDRAKKTVDELSKTIDNLTEKCEVMRKDLVEKEITINKLSKDEARDKKCIHDLEEKLREQDCVEKELQKAKEELHELKLVAAKEDFKEKYEELKARYDKTVDDVKKMENEIDEVSKVRDKLKDQYEEVNQTIEKGKEMYAEVCDENDDLKKKKKKLDDEVKFLSEELKEEEDLHTAEKEKLDKEIKDLREQIRRLEAEIAELNINLKARDDEEDWRKKHDALRREMNSLQSDKNRLERNLEKIEDEHEDTKSKFSKARRELQDSLSEVGTLQRQISELKLSKDSEDIEKELRKVKEALKKSEDECEKYIKQLKDLEKEMTIIKATLNGKEEECESYLQELEELKRLLSLQRKDGAWQEKFESLKLKLDEVEDEKNSLQKEKNNLQKELRRDSEKLAEVEIKLSQANVENEGLSKDFQKSHMRITHLELELQRASKQKEHAEEKAKSIKDELLTKEETINRLGKELTDKNKIIESIDDSKDNEILMLEREIQLLQSRIPASEKDESVLHNQIHLLEINVKEVREQLDGKTTQLEESEKNNEKLSHRVVELSKEIQSLYRRYEESRAQLVKFQGGGPVVQDKAETTSLTIDVEGKPEVELGVFVQERVRSLPRCVTPGHGRSVSELDFPVSQLPGTVIIGEPVALTVDYNARGSPVVSHPSELTASEPEDNDEASLSQESEGEAEVPPVVFVAQDVYSAPLPPSYSPPAPNPERTLISSQALPEPQRPKSIDAERFPFLKGSNVKLNAGAFKPVPSRSSGQPEKDLDEGLPQKRFRAWSREELFRLDGLLHAHAVHQDPPEDGPGNEKKKYPDDQAYVGEEEYPQNGEEWPEPPSYEWERGEEPPIPPAEEACTIESVPKRDHYTEDYQIFPDPYEIPPRKPENTYERKIIGVYSKDGNLIGYQEVYEEKADDYLDEINGGVMTYSNPYGHEKIEEMPNPYDSGQYTSVNVPQSKDARNRSEEDLEYWYDRNGNTSKGRWDNREGPDERRLIQTKYNGQNDTNYRYGYSDPYGHLNGDNYRNGQPSEVVRQYASGTYL from the exons ATGTCGGATGTAACCACTGATGCATCGAAGGAGGATCGAAGTGACTCACAATCAAGCGACGGTGAAGATGAATTTTACGACGTCGAAGTGAGAAAAGACACAACGGATTATACTTCAACAACTTCAGAGTTGACGACCGAGGAAGAAACAGTGAAATTAAAGGTCGAGGAGTATTCGGCGAACGAAGATTTTAAGGAGCGATTTTATGATGCGCAAGAAAGACTCGGTGAGCTTGAAACGGAGCTAAAGAACACAAGAGAAAGGCTGCGGAACCTAGAGGATGCTTGCGAAAACACGGAGGAGAAAATTGGAGTGCTGAAGAATGCAGCATTTTCGTATCACAGGTCATTCTCAGAACATGAGATCACTTTCAAAACTGTTGttgaagaaaacaaggaatTGAAAGTCACTATAGAAAAGCTACAGGCGTTGATGCGCAAGAATAAGCAGGAACGAGAAAAATCAGATGAAATTAAGAGGACCATAAATGAACATCTTAAGGATCAATTAGATGcagcagcaaaagaaaatgaagaattggAAAGAGAACTTGAAGAATTGAAAAACACAAATTCCAAACAATTGCGTGACGCGGAGGCTCAAAAGAAGAAATCGCGAGGTGACCGTTATTTGGTGCAGGAACTGGAGTCTTTGAAGCTCGAATTTGATGCGATCGAGACAGAAAAGAATCTTTtacagaaagagaaagaaggtCTACGAGACGAAGTTGACGATCTGGAGAAGAAGCTGAAAGGCTTGCAACAAAAACTCTCAACTGATGATGAGATCATCGACGAGATGAAACAACAGATTCTTGAATATCATTCACAGATTGCTGAATCGGAGGAGAAATGCGATAGTAGTCGTAGCAGAAACATCGAACTGGAGAAGGAAATGTCCGTTTTGCGCGGCCTAATGGTGGAGTTGGAGAGCAAACTGGAAGacgagaaagaaagaagagaagatTTGATTCATGAAGGAACCCAGCAGCTTGAATTACAAAAGAGGAAGATTTCACAGCTGGAAATGAATCTCAGAGATGtctgcaaagaaaaagagctGCTAAATCTACAATTTGTGGACAGCAAGAACAAATCCGAGCTAGATATGAAACAGTGGACCAAGCAATTAAACGAGGCCCATGTGCGAGCAGAACTTTTTAGGAAGGAGGTATcagacaaggaaaaaaagcttGCAGCACTAAGGGCGGAAAACGAGGAGCTCAGAGGCTTAAAGGACGATGTTGCTTCACTTCAAAGACAACTTCAAGATGCACATGATCGGGAATTGGCGCTATTTGATGAAAAATTGTCGGAAGACGACACTGATGGAGGTAAAGATGACGAACTGCTGCGATTGAGGCAACAAAACGAGGAGCTTAATCTAGAAGTGGAACAGCTAAGAGATGAAGTGATTTCTTTGCAAAGTGATCTTGCTGAATTTGTCCAACAAGCAGATAAATCTTCTTGGTCCAGTGACGACTTCGCAAAGTCGCACATACAAGAGCTTGAGGAGCGTTTGGAACACagtaaagaagagaaaaaaagattacaaGACTGCCTTGAAGAATCTGAAGATAGAGCTAAGAAAACTGTGGATGAGTTGTCGAAGACGATCGATAATCTTACTGAAAAATGTGAAGTGATGAGGAAAGATCTAGTGGAGAAAGAAATAACCATTAATAAATTAAGCAAGGATGAAGCGCGGGATAAAAAATGTATCCATGACCTGGAAGAAAAACTACGAGAGCAAGACTGCGTGGAGAAAGAGTTACAGAAAGCAAAGGAAGAACTGCATGAGCTTAAATTAGTGGCTGCTAAAGAGGACTTTAAAGAGAAATATGAAGAATTGAAGGCACGATACGACAAGACAGTGGACGATgtgaagaaaatggaaaacgaAATTGACGAAGTTTCTAAAGTGAGGGATAAACTTAAAGATCAGTATGAGGAAGTTAATCAAACAATAGAGAAggggaaagaaatgtatgcCGAAGTTTGTGATGAAAACGAtgatttaaagaaaaagaagaaaaagttgGACGACGAGGTCAAATTTCTGAGTGAGGAATTAAAGGAAGAAGAGGACTTGCACACGGCCGAGAAAGAGAAACTCGACAAAGAGATAAAAGATTTGAGAGAGCAGATCAGACGACTTGAAGCGGAGATAGCTGAGTTGAATATAAATCTCAAGGCGAGAGACGATGAAGAAGACTGGAGAAAGAAACACGATGCCCTGCGTCGAGAAATGAATTCACTGCAGAGCGATAAAAATCGCCTGGAAAGAAACTTGGAGAAGATAGAAGACGAGCATGAGGACACCAAATCTAAGTTCAGCAAGGCCCGACGCGAGCTCCAAGATTCACTTTCAGAGGTAGGAACGTTGCAACGTCAAATTTCTGAACTCAAACTTTCGAAAGACAGTGAAGACATTGAAAAGGAACTAAGAAAAGTTAAGGAAGCTTTAAAGAAGAGCGAGGATGAATGTGAGAAGTATATTAAACAGTTAAAAGACCTCGAAAAGGAAATGACGATAATCAAGGCGACTTTGAATgggaaagaagaagaatgtGAGAGCTATCTGCAAGAGCTTGAAGAATTGAAGAGATTGCTGTCTCTTCAAAGGAAAGATGGAGCCTGGCAAGAAAAGTTCGAGTCTCTGAAGCTCAAGCTAGATGAAGTTGAAGACGAGAAGAATTCTCTGCAAAAAGAGAAGAACAATCTGCAGAAAGAACTTCGAAGAGATTCAGAGAAGCTAGCCGAGGTGGAAATTAAACTGAGCCAAGCCAATGTGGAAAACGAAGGATTGAGTAAAGACTTTCAGAAGTCTCACATGAGAATCACTCATCTCGAGTTAGAGCTACAAAGAGCTTCCAAGCAGAAAGAGCACGCTGAGGAAAAAGCCAAATCGATCAAGGACGAACTGCTTACTAAAGAAGAGACGATAAACAGACTAGGGAAGGAATTGactgacaaaaacaaaatcatcgAAAGCATAGACGATAGCAAAGACAACGAAATCCTTATGCTGGAAAG AGAGATACAACTTCTGCAAAGCAGAATACCGGCCTCAGAAAAGGACGAGTCAGTTCTTCACAATCAAATCCACCTATTGGAAATCAACGTTAAGGAGGTTAGAGAACAACTTGATGGAAAAACTACTCAACTGGAAGAATCTGAAAAGAACAACGAGAAACTCAGTCATCGCGTGGTTGAATTATCTAAGGAGATTCAGTCTCTGTATCGGCGCTACGAAGAAAGTCGTGCGCAACTTGTTAAATTTCAGGGTGGTGGTCCTGTGGTACAAGACAAGGCCGAGACTACGTCTCTTACAATAGACGTTGAAGGGAAACCGGAAGTAGAGCTCGGTGTTTTCGTGCAAGAGCGTGTGCGAAGCTTACCAAGGTGTGTTACCCCGGGTCATGGCCGTAGTGTCTCCGAGCTAGATTTTCCCGTTAGTCAGCTACCAGGGACTGTGATCATTGGCGAACCTGTCGCCCTAACTGTCGACTACAACGCGCGTGGGAGCCCTGTGGTTAGTCATCCTTCTGAGTTGACCGCCTCTGAACCGGAAGACAACGATGAAGCAAGTTTGTCTCAAGAAAGTGAAGGTGAAGCTGAGGTGCCTCCTGTGGTATTCGTAGCACAGGACGTATACAGTGCTCCGCTACCTCCTTCGTATTCACCTCCAGCGCCCAACCCGGAGCGAACCCTCATTAGTTCACAAGCCCTACCTGAGCCACAGAGGCCAAAGAGCATCGATGCAGAGCGGTTTCCCTTCCTCAAAGGATCTAATGTTAAGCTAAATGCAGGCGCTTTCAAACCAGTCCCAAGCAGATCATCAGGCCAACCTGAGAAAGATCTTGACGAAGGTTTGCCTCAAAAAAGATTTAGGGCCTGGAGTCGAGAGGAGTTGTTTAGACTGGATGGTCTGTTGCATGCGCACGCTGTCCATCAAGACCCACCAGAGGACGGTCCAGgaaatgagaagaaaaagtaCCCAGATGACCAGGCATATGTCGGGGAGGAAGAATACCCTCAAAACGGTGAGGAATGGCCCGAACCTCCATCTTACGAATGGGAAAGAGGCGAGGAACCACCAATTCCTCCCGCTGAAGAAGCTTGTACCATTGAAAGTGTGCCTAAAAGAGATCATTATACGGAAGACTATCAAATATTCCCAGACCCGTACGAAATACCCCCAAGGAAACCTGAGAATACCtacgaaagaaaaataataggAGTTTACAGTAAAGACGGGAACTTGATCGGTTATCAAGAGGTCTACGAAGAAAAAGCCGATGATTACCTGGATGAAATTAACGGGGGAGTAATGACTTACTCCAACCCCTACGGGCACGAGAAGATTGAGGAGATGCCAAACCCCTACGACAGTGGACAATATACCTCAGTTAATGTTCCTCAATCTAAGGATGCGAGGAATCGTTCAGAAGAAGACTTGGAATACTGGTATGATAGAAACGGTAACACAAGCAAAGGACGATGGGACAACCGCGAAGGGCCAGATGAAAGAAGATTAATCCAAACAAAGTATAATGGTCAGAACGATACAAATTATAGGTATGGTTATTCGGACCCATACGGTCACCTTAACGGAGATAACTATCGAAATGGTCAACCTTCTGAAGTGGTGCGTCAATATGCTAGTGGCACATACCTCTAG
- the LOC141891870 gene encoding angiotensin-converting enzyme-like yields the protein MGLWIFTVPFFSLWSVTCYCTDLQNVSMPVFKNYSAIATDFLNNFEAEATKISVGESESAWKYETHLTETNREFSVFSTTFAKAFYLKASENASGIRDMDLSNDMARQIRIIRRNAFPKSPKDTKLIEDLISNMTKIYSSGKVCKQHNTTNTTQCFDLDPDLFSLMGNSRDYDELLWAWKGWRDAVGPPMRLLYQKLVVLLNEGASKHGWGDFGNFQRSEYEMGNDFQSAINKLWNDLRPLYQELHAYVRYKLRKKYPQVPENGSIQAHLLGNMWAQDWSSINDLVKPYHKVPSLYVTPNLIKQQYTPLKMFKLAQSFFVSLGLDPMPHSFWNRSLITKPKNKKVVCHPSAWDFGKGDVRIKMCTVVNQENLITIHHEMGHCEYFLAYKDLPYAYRSGANPGFHEAIGDTIALSVENPKHLKSVGLLYAVGENKEADINFLLEQALLRVANLPFTFLVDQWRWKVFSGSITPSNYNSEWWRLRMRYQGVKAPVPRTEQDFDPGAKFHVSANYPYISYFVSLILQFQFHRALCNTAKHNGPLHACSIYKSKEAGQKFREMLAAGRSRPWPQTLYHLTGERAMTAGAMLEYFAPLQEWLINYRIKKGYPIGWKKRKLQTSSMQTNGARKTLSSSTSLLQNVNTEALANNSQGVNLTSSGNKSSADVTFPEVKNSDDTINLGKPDLKAALAAMGPTLKASEPTRGKSNTLLDPKSAILGSKPMFVPNKIMDQLDLG from the exons ATGGGTCTCTGGATCTTCACAGTTCCGTTTTTCTCGCTATGGAGTGTGACCTGTTACTGCACCGATCTGCAAAATGTCTCAATGCCCGTTTTCAAGAACTACAGCGCCATAGCGACAGATTTCCTGAACAACTTTGAAGCTGAAGCAACAAAGATTTCTGTTGGTGAAAGCGAATCTGCCTGGAAGTACGAAACACATTTGACTGAGACTAACAGAGAGTTTTCGGTTTTCAGTACCACTTTTGCGAAGGCGTTTTATCTAAAAGCAAGCGAGAACGCTTCAGGGATCAGAGATATGGACCTCTCAAACGACATGGCGCGACAGATAAGGATAATTCGCCGAAACGCGTTTCCCAAATCTCCAAAGGATACGAAGCTCATAGAGGATCTTATCTCAAACATGACAAAGATTTATAGCAGCGGGAAAGTTTGCAAGCAACACAATACTACTAACACAACACAATGTTTTGATCTCGACCCAGATCTCTTTAGCCTGATGGGTAACTCAAGGGACTACGACGAGCTTCTGTGGGCCTGGAAAGGCTGGCGAGATGCTGTTGGCCCTCCAATGAGACTTCTATACCAAAAACTTGTGGTCCTTTTAAATGAAGGGGCAAGCAAACACGGATGGGGAGACTTCGGTAATTTTCAACGGAGCGAATATGAAATGGGCAATGACTTCCAATCAGCTATCAACAAGTTATGGAATGACTTGAGACCACTCTATCAAGAGCTTCACGCTTATGTTAGGTACAAATTACGTAAAAAGTACCCTCAAGTGCCCGAAAATGGTTCCATTCAAGCACATCTTTTGGGAAATATGTGGGCCCAGGACTGGAGCTCAATAAATGACCTTGTTAAGCCCTACCACAAGGTCCCATCTCTTTACGTTACACCCAACCTAATTAAGCAGCAGTACACACCTTTGAAAATGTTCAAGCTTGCGCAGTCGTTTTTCGTCTCACTTGGACTTGACCCCATGCCTCACTCATTTTGGAATAGGTCTTTGATAACCAAGCCAAAGAACAAGAAAGTGGTTTGCCATCCGTCAGCGTGGGACTTTGGAAAAGGAGATGTAAG GATAAAGATGTGCACTGTAGTGAATCAAGAAAACCTAATTACCATTCATCACGAGATGGGACACTGTGAATACTTTTTAGCATACAAGGACTTACCTTACGCTTACAGAAGTGGGGCTAACCCGGGCTTCCATGAAGCAATAGGAGATACTATTGCACTGTCGGTAGAAAATCCAAAACATCTCAAGTCTGTTGGATTGCTGTATGCCGTTGGAgaaaataaag AAGCAGACATCAACTTTTTATTGGAACAAGCCTTGCTACGTGTGGCAAACCTACCTTTTACGTTTCTGGTGGACCAGTGGAGGTGGAAAGTGTTCTCAGGAAGTATAACACCTTCCAATTACAACTCGGAATGGTGGAGATTGCGCATGCGTTATCAAGGTGTCAAGGCGCCCGTCCCTAGGACAGAGCAGGATTTTGATCCCGGTGCCAAGTTTCACGTGAGCGCAAACTACCCATATATCAG ttattttgtTTCGCTGATCCTACAGTTCCAGTTTCACCGAGCCCTTTGTAACACAGCTAAACACAACGGTCCATTACACGCGTGTTCCATCTACAAATCGAAAGAGGCTGGGCAGAAATTCAG GGAAATGCTGGCCGCTGGTCGGAGTCGCCCCTGGCCCCAGACCCTTTACCATTTGACAGGTGAAAGGGCGATGACAGCTGGCGCCATGTTGGAATACTTTGCACCTTTGCAAGAATGGCTAATCAATTATCGAATTAAAAAGGGATACCCAATAGGctggaaaaagagaaaactacAGACTTCAAGTATGCAGACAAATGGTGCAAGGAAAACACTATCGTCTTCGACGTCTcttttgcaaaatgtaaaCACTGAAGCGCTTGCCAATAACTCACAAGGTGTCAACTTAACCTCTAGTGGTAATAAGAGCTCTGCTGACGTCACATTCCCGGAAGTAAAGAATAGTGACGACACGATTAATTTAGGTAAGCCTGATTTAAAAGCTGCCCTAGCAGCTATGGGACCAACACTCAAAGCTTCCGAACCAACGAGAGGAAAAAGCAACACACTCCTCGATCCCAAGTCTGCCATCTTAGGATCAAAGCCAATGTTTGTTCCCAATAAAATTATGGATCAGTTAGATTTGGGTTAA